One Vigna unguiculata cultivar IT97K-499-35 chromosome 7, ASM411807v1, whole genome shotgun sequence genomic region harbors:
- the LOC114192760 gene encoding uncharacterized protein LOC114192760, protein MEGQICTKINSRLQEESKKSRYWIPSCAGGKVFEVAHLSVLGDKYVVNLDTQDCSCRKWMITGIPCCHALAAIRFLNLNAADYIPLCFRKSTFEEMYNSIIYPINGQNMWPTTDFPNVMPPHKRIMPGRPKKKRRLEQWELRKDDTQLRKGGHRKRCRVCRELGHNRTNCPQLPTQEQSSQPSDAPPQPTQPSQEPISATQQPTQPSQETIYATT, encoded by the exons ATGGAAGGGCAAATCTGTACTAAAATAAACAGCAGACTACAAGAAGAATCCAAAAAAAGTAGATACTGGATCCCAAG TTGTGCTGGGGGGAAAGTATTTGAAGTTGCACACCTATCAGTGCTAGGTGACAAGTATGTTGTCAACCTAGACACCCAAGATTGCAGCTGTAGGAAGTGGATGATAACTGGCATCCCGTGCTGCCATGCACTTGCTGCCATCAGGTTCTTGAACTTGAATGCAGCAGATTATATCCCCCTATGTTTCAGGAAATCAACTTTTGAAGAGATGTACAACTCCATTATCTACCCTATCAATGGACAAAACATGTGGCCCACCACTGATTTTCCAAATGTCATGCCTCCACATAAAAGGATTATGCCTGGGCGACCCAAGAAAAAGAGAAGGCTGGAACAATGGGAGTTGAGGAAAGATGATACCCAATTACGAAAAGGTGGCCATAGAAAAAGATGCAGAGTTTGTCGTGAACTGGGGCACAATAGAACAAATTGCCCACAACTGCCTACACAAGAACAGTCCTCACAGCCAAGTGATGCTCCTCCACAACCAACCCAGCCATCTCAAGAGCCAATTTCTGCTACTCAACAACCAACCCAGCCATCTCAGGAGACAATTTATGCTACTACATAA
- the LOC114190950 gene encoding uncharacterized protein LOC114190950 → MAILLSNLCITNNTKPFFSFTSKPIICEAKNLTSKRNLILQTSLLSIGIGIGLTSQVSIAQSSPEAVPSKSLLSGIENTSSWFQFYGDGFSIRVPPEFKDIMEPEDFNAGGSLYGDKAKAKTFSARFASSDGSEILSVVTRPTNQLKITFLQAQNISDLGSLKEAAKIFVPGGSKLYSARSIKIKEDEGFTTYYFYEFGKDDQHVAMMTGVSSGQAFIAGATAPQSKWDSDGVKLRSAAISLKIL, encoded by the exons ATGGCCATTCTTTTATCCAATCTCTGCATCACCAACAACACCAAACCCTTCTTCTCTTTCACCTCAAAACCCATAATTTGTGAGGCCAAGAACCTCACTTCCAAACGGAACCTTATCCTTCAAACTTCTCTTCTCAGCATTGGCATTGGCATTGGCCTAACTTCTCAAGTCTCAATTGCGCAATCGTCACCTGAAGCGGTGCCGTCGAAATCCCTTCTCTCTGGCATTGAAAACACGTCATCTTGGTTTCAGTTCTACGGTGATGGGTTTTCCATTCGAGTCCCGCCAGAGTTTAAGGATATCATGGAACCTGAG GATTTCAATGCTGGAGGGTCTCTTTATGGGGACAAGGCAAAAGCAAAAACATTTTCAGCACGGTTTGCATCTTCCGATGG ATCTGAGATTCTAAGTGTTGTTACTCGTCCAACCAATCAACTTAAAATCACCTTCTTGCAG GCTCAGAATATATCTGATTTAGGTTCCCTGAAGGAAGCTGCAAAAATATTTGTTCCAG GAGGGTCCAAACTTTACTCTGCaagatcaataaaaataaaggaagacGAGGGTTTTAC GACTTACTATTTCTATGAGTTTGGTAAAGATGACCAGCACGTAGCTATGATGACAGGTGTCAGCAGTGGACAG GCTTTTATTGCTGGAGCAACTGCACCACAGTCGAAGTGGGACAGCGATGGTGTAAAGCTTCGTTCTGCTGCaatatcattaaaaattttgtag
- the LOC114190949 gene encoding UPF0603 protein At1g54780, chloroplastic, with translation MGAIFPPHSLSPLLNIKPSPSRILLAPSPQPKSNSLFCSKPIVSSLRKNQTSSPKPSCTTWLAHAQQGLAALAISLALNFSPVLFSGNALASEFDVLNEGPPQESYVVDDAGVLSRVTKSDLKRLLSDLESRKNFHINFITVRKLTSKADAFEYADQVLERWYPSVEEGNNKGIVVLITSQKEGAVTGGPAFVQAVGENILDATVSENLPVLATDEKYNEAIYSTAKRLVAAIDGLPDPGGPTFKDNKRESNFKTKEETEQKRGQFTLVVGGLLVIAFVVPMAQYYAYVSKK, from the exons ATGGGAGCCATTTTTCCTCCTCATTCTCTCTCTCCACTCCTCAACATCAAACCTTCACCCTCAAGAATTCTCTTGGCTCCCTCTCCCCAACCCAAGTCAAATTCTCTGTTTTGCTCCAAACCCATTGTTTCCAGTCTCAGAAAGAACCAAACTTCATCTCCTAAACCTTCATGCACAACCTGGTTGGCTCATGCTCAACAGGGCCTAGCAGCTTTGGCTATCTCCTTGGCCCTCAACTTTAGCCCAGTTTTGTTCAGTGGCAATGCTCTGGCATCTGAGTTTGATGTGCTTAACGAGGGTCCACCCCAAGAGTCTTATGTGGTTGATGATGCAGGAGTTCTTAGTAGGGTGACCAAGTCTGATTTGAAGCGGTTATTGTCTGATTTGGAGTCAAGGAAGAACTTCCACATCAATTTTATCACTGTTAGAAAACTCACG AGCAAAGCTGATGCATTTGAGTATGCTGACCAAGTCCTTGAGCGTTGGTATCCCTCTGTAGAAGAAGGCAACAACAAGGGTATTGTGGTTCTTATCACCAGTCAGAAAGAAGGTGCAGTCACTGGTGGTCCAGCTTTTGTCCAAGCTGTGGGAGAAAATATCCTTGATGCCACTGTCTCGGAGAACCTTCCAG TTTTGGCCACGGATGAGAAGTACAATGAAGCTATTTATAGCACTGCTAAACGTCTAGTTGCTGCCATTGATGGCCTTCCAGATCCTGGTGGGCCTACATTTAAAGACAACAAACGTGAGTCTAACTTCAAGACCAAGGAAGAGACAGAACAAAAGCGTGGACAATTCACTCTGGTTGTTGGAGGTTTGTTGGTCATTGCATTCGTTGTTCCGATGGCACAATATTATGCTTATGTATccaaaaaatag
- the LOC114191340 gene encoding uncharacterized protein LOC114191340, producing MSRTQSSSSYCNNCVQRSVPASRTQALRPICDCGQAAVVRTARTPRNVGRKFWGCANYKRQSEGGGVSCNFFQWWYEDVDEEKEVLIVNQNMKIEDLENVVRDLKKCFNVLAVVVSIVGLINVVMLALMLKD from the exons ATGTCTCGGACCCAATCATCTTCTTCATACTGTAATAACTGCGTGCAGCGTAGTGTTCCCGCTTCTCGCACTCAAGCTTTAAGACCTATTTGTGATTGTGGGCAAGCTGCAGTTGTGCGGACAGCAAGAACTCCGAGAAATGTGGGTAGAAAATTCTGGGGTTGTGCTAACTACAAg CGGCAGAGTGAAGGTGGTGGTGTTTCCTGCAATTTTTTTCAATGGTGGTACGAAGACgttgatgaagaaaaagaagttcttattgtgaaccaaaacatgaaGATAGAAGATCTCGAGAATGTAGTTAGGGATTTGAAAAAATGCTTTAATGTATTAGCCGTAGTTGTTAGTATCGTTGGGTTGATAAACGTTGTGATGTTGGCGTTGATGCTGAAAGATTGA
- the LOC114190948 gene encoding GDSL esterase/lipase At1g54790-like isoform X1 — protein sequence MFVLLIFDRHKVRVVMDSKIVAVFQVVTFCICLAAANSVAFSYPAVFNFGDSNSDTGELGAAMGFLVAPPNGEKYFKTPSGRFCDGRLIVDFLMDAMKLPFLNAYMNSVGLPNFQRGCNFAAAGSTILPANAASISPFSFGVQVYQFLRFRALSLQLLQGNKSYQYVPSEDSFEKGLYMFDIGQNDLAGAFYSKTLPQILASIQAILLEFETGIKKLYDSGARNFWIHNTGPLGCLPQTVAQFGTNPSTLDELGCVSSLNQAAKAFNIQLQAFCSKLKSQYPDANVTHVDIYTIKLNLIANSSKYGFKHSIMACCGHGGPPLNFDSRVSCGLTKIVNGTEITAKSCNDSSVYISWDGTHYTEAANEHVASQILTGNYSTGK from the exons ATGTTTGTATTATTGATATTTGACAGGCACAAAGTGAGAGTTGTCATGGATTCTAAGATTGTTGCTGTTTTTCAAGTTGTTACATTTTGCATATGTTTGGCTGCTGCAAATTCAGTTGCTTTCAGTTACCCTGCAGTTTTCAACTTTGGTGATTCAAACTCAGACACAGGTGAACTTGGTGCAGCTATGGGATTTTTAGTTGCCCCGCCCAATGGAGAGAAGTACTTCAAAACCCCATCTGGGAGGTTCTGTGATGGACGTCTCATTGTGGATTTCCTTA TGGATGCGATGAAATTGCCATTCTTGAATGCCTACATGAATTCTGTGGGGTTGCCAAATTTTCAGCGAGGATGCAACTTTGCAGCAGCAGGTTCAACCATCCTTCCAGCCAATGCAGCATCTATCAGTCCGTTCAGCTTTGGGGTTCAGGTATATCAGTTTCTGAGATTCAGAGCTCTGTCTCTTCAATTGCTTCAAG GAAATAAATCTTATCAGTACGTCCCTTCTGAAGACTCCTTCGAGAAGGGGTTATACATGTTTGACATAGGCCAGAACGATCTTGCTGGTGCgttttattcaaaaacattGCCCCAGATACTGGCCTCAATTCAAGcaattttattagaatttgaAACTGGAATAAAG AAACTGTATGATAGCGGGGCAAGGAATTTCTGGATACATAACACGGGTCCACTCGGATGCTTGCCTCAGACTGTTGCCCAATTTGGCACTAATCCATCAACGCTTGATGAACTAGGATGTGTTAGTTCACTCAACCAAGCAGCCAAAGCCTTTAATATACAGCTTCAAGCTTTTTGCAGTAAATTGAAAAGCCAGTATCCAGATGCAAATGTAACACATGTTGACATCTATACCATAAAATTAAACCTTATTGCAAACTCTTCTAAATATG GGTTTAAACACTCCATTATGGCATGCTGTGGACATGGAGGTCCACCATTGAACTTTGACAGCAGAGTTTCTTGTGGACTAACAAAGATCGTGAATGGGACTGAAATAACAGCAAAAAGTTGCAACGACAGCAGTGTGTACATAAGCTGGGACGGAACTCACTACACTGAGGCAGCAAATGAACATGTGGCATCACAAATTCTCACTGGAAACTACTCCACTGGAAAATAA
- the LOC114190948 gene encoding GDSL esterase/lipase At1g54790-like isoform X2 codes for MDSKIVAVFQVVTFCICLAAANSVAFSYPAVFNFGDSNSDTGELGAAMGFLVAPPNGEKYFKTPSGRFCDGRLIVDFLMDAMKLPFLNAYMNSVGLPNFQRGCNFAAAGSTILPANAASISPFSFGVQVYQFLRFRALSLQLLQGNKSYQYVPSEDSFEKGLYMFDIGQNDLAGAFYSKTLPQILASIQAILLEFETGIKKLYDSGARNFWIHNTGPLGCLPQTVAQFGTNPSTLDELGCVSSLNQAAKAFNIQLQAFCSKLKSQYPDANVTHVDIYTIKLNLIANSSKYGFKHSIMACCGHGGPPLNFDSRVSCGLTKIVNGTEITAKSCNDSSVYISWDGTHYTEAANEHVASQILTGNYSTGK; via the exons ATGGATTCTAAGATTGTTGCTGTTTTTCAAGTTGTTACATTTTGCATATGTTTGGCTGCTGCAAATTCAGTTGCTTTCAGTTACCCTGCAGTTTTCAACTTTGGTGATTCAAACTCAGACACAGGTGAACTTGGTGCAGCTATGGGATTTTTAGTTGCCCCGCCCAATGGAGAGAAGTACTTCAAAACCCCATCTGGGAGGTTCTGTGATGGACGTCTCATTGTGGATTTCCTTA TGGATGCGATGAAATTGCCATTCTTGAATGCCTACATGAATTCTGTGGGGTTGCCAAATTTTCAGCGAGGATGCAACTTTGCAGCAGCAGGTTCAACCATCCTTCCAGCCAATGCAGCATCTATCAGTCCGTTCAGCTTTGGGGTTCAGGTATATCAGTTTCTGAGATTCAGAGCTCTGTCTCTTCAATTGCTTCAAG GAAATAAATCTTATCAGTACGTCCCTTCTGAAGACTCCTTCGAGAAGGGGTTATACATGTTTGACATAGGCCAGAACGATCTTGCTGGTGCgttttattcaaaaacattGCCCCAGATACTGGCCTCAATTCAAGcaattttattagaatttgaAACTGGAATAAAG AAACTGTATGATAGCGGGGCAAGGAATTTCTGGATACATAACACGGGTCCACTCGGATGCTTGCCTCAGACTGTTGCCCAATTTGGCACTAATCCATCAACGCTTGATGAACTAGGATGTGTTAGTTCACTCAACCAAGCAGCCAAAGCCTTTAATATACAGCTTCAAGCTTTTTGCAGTAAATTGAAAAGCCAGTATCCAGATGCAAATGTAACACATGTTGACATCTATACCATAAAATTAAACCTTATTGCAAACTCTTCTAAATATG GGTTTAAACACTCCATTATGGCATGCTGTGGACATGGAGGTCCACCATTGAACTTTGACAGCAGAGTTTCTTGTGGACTAACAAAGATCGTGAATGGGACTGAAATAACAGCAAAAAGTTGCAACGACAGCAGTGTGTACATAAGCTGGGACGGAACTCACTACACTGAGGCAGCAAATGAACATGTGGCATCACAAATTCTCACTGGAAACTACTCCACTGGAAAATAA
- the LOC114191341 gene encoding uncharacterized protein LOC114191341: MFFICASEEDGSYVISDRETTGDEWQSDDLLSLNESDDEGCVGESSGDEGGSCGPFGTFVMPNSMADYRWDVGTNFIDKEQFQQAIITYAVHSGRNIRWVKNDKQRVRVKCMGAQGKCEWSAYAAYIPLRKTWQLRKVVDRHNCSREFKLKIMSAKWLSKKVEKSLIENPKFKIKDVREKGLRKWNTSISVAMARKAKSLASDQVEGSFKEQFRRIHDYAYEILRCNPGSTVKVKVDEMQGESIFGRFYTCFKACKDAFVLSRPFIGLDGCFLKGKYGGELLTAVARDANDQMFPLAYAIVEVENKETWKWFLEILVDDLGGPEVCGACTFMSDQQKGLLPAIQELLPGAEQRFCMRHLYSNFRKRFGGQKLKNLMWKAATVTHPVAWERVMRDIKKENEDAFKYLIAIPPRFWSRSRFTRNAVTDTVVNNMTEAFNSVLVDARCKPVAI, encoded by the exons atgttttttatatgtGCCAGTGAGGAAGATGGTAGTTATGTAATTTCGGATAGAGAAACAACAGGAGATGAATGGCAATCAGATGACCTCCTTAGTCTTAATGAAAGTGATGATGAAGGATGTGTTGGTGAAAGTTCAGGTGATGAAGGGGGGAGCTGTGGTCCTTTTGGCACATTTGTCATGCCAAATTCCATGGCTGACTATAGGTGGGATGTGGGAACAAATTTCATAGATAAGGAACAATTCCAACAAGCAATAATAACTTATGCAGTTCATTCTGGTAGAAACATAAGATGggttaaaaatgataaacaaaGAGTGAGGGTGAAATGTATGGGGGCACAAGGAAAATGTGAATGGTCCGCATATGCTGCATATATTCCATTACGCAAGACATGGCAACTAAGAAAAGTGGTTGATAGGCATAACTGTTCTAGGGAGTTTAAACTTAAGATTATGAGTGCAAAATGGCTGAGTAAGAAGGTAGAGAAGTCTTTGATTGAAAATCCGAAATTCAAGATTAAGGATGTGCGAGAAAAAGGGTTGAGGAAGTGGAATACAAGTATTTCAGTGGCCATGGCTCGTAAGGCAAAATCCTTAGCTTCAGACCAAGTGGAAGGGTCATTCAAAGAACAGTTTCGAAGAATACATGATTATGCTTATGAAATTCTGAGATGCAATCCAGGGAGCACAGTGAAAGTTAAAGTGGATGAAATGCAGGGTGAGTCTATTTTTGGTAGGTTTTACACATGTTTCAAAGCATGCAAAGATGCTTTTGTGCTTTCTCGCCCCTTTATTGGGTTGGATGGTTGCTTCCTCAAAGGGAAATATGGGGGCGAGTTGCTAACTGCAGTGGCCAGGGATGCTAACGACCAAATGTTTCCTCTAGCATACGCAATTGTGGAGGTAGAGAACAAAGAGACATGGAAATGGTTTTTGGAAATCCTAGTGGATGATCTAGGAGGACCTGAAGTCTGTGGGGCATGTACATTTATGTCAGATCAACAGAAG GGTCTGTTGCCTGCAATTCAGGAGTTATTACCTGGTGCAGAGCAACGATTTTGTATGAGGCATTTGTACTCTAATTTCAGAAAACGGTTTGGTGGCCAGAAGTTGAAAAACCTAATGTGGAAGGCAGCAACTGTGACACACCCTGTGGCCTGGGAAAGGGTAATGAGAGATATTAAAAAGGAGAATGAAGATGCTTTCAAGTACCTCATTGCTATACCACCTAG GTTTTGGTCCAGATCAAGATTCACTAGGAATGCTGTGACTGACACAGTAGTAAATAACATGACAGAGGCATTTAACAGTGTGCTTGTTGATGCTAGATGCAAGCCT GTGGCAATCTAA